One region of Halohasta litchfieldiae genomic DNA includes:
- a CDS encoding metallophosphoesterase family protein: protein MKFAHLADIHLGHRQYGLKQREDDMMNTFEATLQLIMQDDPDAIVLPGDLFHSRDLRPKVLEAAEKGLNVVPDDVPVLVSRGNHDENLTPREVTWLNYLHRRGHIVLLEADLESESEAARFEQYDAEDPGDDSGFYDIETPDGTVRVFGLQWRGARTDTALEQIATGIQRTAEEYGQAEYTVLLGHFGIEDEVPALGGNVTHAELREVRQEVDYLALGHIHKCYDASGWIFNPGSPEAHSTAEARDDWEHGYYNVELSQADDEYEGPGQLAHDVVHNSSRRRPFFTIELDVTPFDSAGELETAFGEHIEEQQASLREMLGREEFLLGSDHREPLLDLRFVGTLQFDRGSFRVDELAEQAGTACNALYVQTNTSRVTTAEIQELLADLDDDEVFINGRLQTAALEKRVFETIATESEYSEQSESVATLLGDAHRMAQDGENTDDIVDVVSSSRRDLFPEAADGVVLDVEEDPFGNAEEEAETGGADRDAAVVEGDSE from the coding sequence ATGAAATTTGCACATCTTGCAGACATCCATCTTGGACATCGGCAATACGGACTGAAGCAGCGAGAAGATGATATGATGAACACGTTCGAAGCGACGTTACAGCTTATCATGCAGGATGACCCTGATGCGATCGTCCTGCCTGGTGATCTGTTTCACTCGCGTGATCTTCGCCCGAAAGTGTTGGAAGCTGCTGAGAAGGGACTTAACGTCGTTCCTGACGATGTTCCGGTTCTCGTTTCTCGGGGTAATCACGACGAGAACTTGACGCCGCGTGAAGTGACGTGGCTAAACTATCTCCACCGCCGGGGACACATCGTATTACTGGAAGCGGATCTAGAGAGTGAGTCTGAAGCTGCTAGGTTCGAACAATACGACGCCGAAGATCCGGGAGACGACTCAGGGTTCTATGATATAGAAACACCGGATGGGACGGTTCGTGTATTCGGATTGCAATGGCGCGGAGCTCGAACAGATACTGCGCTTGAACAAATCGCTACCGGTATTCAAAGAACTGCAGAGGAGTACGGTCAGGCTGAATACACGGTTCTATTGGGTCACTTCGGTATCGAGGACGAGGTACCTGCACTCGGAGGGAACGTGACGCACGCGGAACTACGAGAGGTACGACAAGAAGTGGATTACTTAGCGTTGGGTCACATTCACAAGTGTTACGACGCCAGTGGCTGGATTTTCAATCCAGGATCACCCGAGGCCCACTCCACGGCAGAAGCACGTGATGACTGGGAGCATGGCTACTACAATGTGGAGCTGAGTCAGGCAGACGATGAGTATGAGGGTCCCGGCCAACTTGCTCACGACGTTGTCCACAACTCATCTCGACGACGCCCATTCTTCACTATTGAGCTTGATGTGACACCATTTGATTCGGCAGGTGAACTCGAAACAGCGTTCGGTGAACACATTGAGGAGCAACAAGCTTCTCTTCGAGAGATGTTGGGGCGAGAAGAGTTCCTGTTAGGGAGTGATCATCGTGAGCCACTTCTTGATCTTCGGTTCGTTGGAACGCTTCAGTTTGACAGAGGTAGTTTCCGAGTTGACGAACTCGCTGAACAAGCTGGAACAGCGTGTAATGCGTTATACGTACAAACGAACACGAGTCGTGTGACAACCGCAGAGATCCAGGAGCTGCTCGCTGATCTTGATGATGATGAGGTGTTCATTAACGGTCGGCTGCAGACTGCAGCGCTTGAAAAACGGGTTTTCGAAACGATTGCGACTGAATCTGAATACAGTGAGCAGTCTGAGTCGGTGGCGACGCTTCTCGGTGACGCGCACCGCATGGCACAGGACGGAGAGAACACAGACGATATCGTTGATGTTGTTTCAAGCAGTCGCCGAGACCTGTTCCCAGAGGCCGCTGATGGTGTAGTGCTGGATGTTGAAGAGGACCCCTTCGGGAACGCTGAGGAGGAAGCTGAGACTGGTGGTGCTGACCGGGACGCTGCTGTGGTTGAGGGTGATAGCGAATGA
- a CDS encoding Piwi domain-containing protein has product MIREDNLDNKWAVRNTALGLVAGAGGIPWRVDEMPGEVDCFVGLDATRDPKTGQFLGASANVVLADGTVFVSKTQSLQSGETFDEDAIIDILKDVNREFVRAEGDSPSNIVIHRDGRVFEDVDTIVEPFDEIGIEIDIVDVRKSGAPRAAILQNGDFQIDHKGQLFIAQNDEFGFLTTTGRPEFDESDGLGTPRALRVVRRAGDTPMQTLLEQVYWLSESHIGSDQGSTRLPITTYYADKCAESAREGYLINGELIRGVPYV; this is encoded by the coding sequence ATGATTCGAGAGGATAATCTCGACAACAAATGGGCGGTTCGTAATACTGCACTTGGACTGGTTGCAGGTGCTGGAGGGATTCCATGGCGTGTCGATGAGATGCCTGGTGAGGTGGATTGCTTCGTGGGGTTAGATGCGACGCGTGATCCGAAAACAGGTCAGTTCCTCGGAGCGAGTGCGAACGTGGTTTTGGCGGACGGGACAGTATTCGTTTCAAAAACACAGTCACTCCAGTCTGGAGAAACGTTTGATGAGGACGCAATCATTGATATCCTCAAAGACGTGAACAGAGAATTTGTTCGAGCAGAAGGTGACTCACCGAGTAACATTGTCATTCACCGTGATGGACGTGTATTCGAAGATGTCGATACCATTGTAGAACCCTTCGATGAGATAGGGATTGAAATCGATATTGTAGATGTTCGAAAAAGCGGTGCTCCACGCGCAGCAATACTCCAAAACGGGGATTTCCAGATTGATCACAAAGGACAACTGTTCATCGCTCAGAATGATGAATTTGGTTTCCTTACGACTACTGGTCGACCAGAATTTGACGAGAGCGACGGGTTGGGAACTCCACGAGCTCTTCGCGTTGTTCGACGGGCTGGTGACACTCCGATGCAAACGCTCTTAGAACAAGTGTACTGGCTCAGCGAAAGCCACATCGGAAGTGATCAGGGGAGCACTCGACTGCCGATAACGACGTATTATGCGGACAAATGCGCTGAGTCTGCACGTGAAGGGTATCTTATTAACGGGGAACTTATCAGAGGAGTTCCATACGTCTAA
- a CDS encoding DUF4143 domain-containing protein — MSETERSQNFITDAKHHNGWWSDETSQSLSRAVALTPRSDFYNIFKITSNKREDGAENLTYSIFGQTGIGKTTLLHQLIAALLNTVDFPDNNQNISLESSVSPRQVLYVPLEDSLYHLEHPDKGIKPLEKVIDYFKTHVAPRQGPKFIFIDDVNALNITEDKKSALLDIVDNETYLFLTGIVAKQTTLSGLSGADKIDEIIGPIPILPMKFVDAIKTEGVLGTEFDADFGTQIESYQSTGLPGNSPIKTIRDGLKLSNSETSIETAVETLDELHFGILDSTVRDNLHDAARDYLRQNGALHHNHDATVRNELAKSHFLLFLYKELSKYASIQNPENLHRISSIAASHAGEEIQYTKISDQIGVDRRTVDSYLNVLDEGIAVTESHDFSLRRYRRTRLYLRNPRHLVLLSQRQEHYGFEDYAQQNVLNHEFEYKLARTVAFDHAKRLAYYVEAYDVEYTETDTGLIDYILHQNGQVLPFIFSYHPHTDAPEQIATEFDPNVGQHTKRDSEELQEFNYEAPYRFIITDSLPQSATENQSLYVERGEINLCYLPYWLFLLIS, encoded by the coding sequence ATGTCTGAAACCGAGCGCTCGCAGAATTTTATTACTGATGCTAAGCATCATAACGGGTGGTGGAGCGATGAGACCTCACAAAGCCTATCACGAGCGGTAGCTCTCACACCCCGATCCGATTTTTATAATATATTCAAAATAACCAGCAATAAACGCGAAGATGGTGCTGAGAATCTCACTTATTCGATCTTTGGACAAACAGGGATCGGAAAAACAACGTTACTTCATCAACTCATAGCAGCTCTACTCAATACCGTAGACTTCCCCGACAACAATCAAAATATTAGTCTCGAATCCTCAGTCTCTCCTCGCCAAGTCCTCTACGTCCCTTTAGAAGACTCACTCTACCATTTAGAACACCCCGACAAAGGCATCAAACCTCTTGAAAAAGTCATTGACTACTTCAAAACACACGTTGCGCCCCGACAAGGTCCTAAATTCATTTTCATAGATGATGTCAACGCACTAAATATCACCGAGGACAAGAAATCAGCACTTCTCGATATTGTCGACAACGAGACCTACCTATTCTTAACCGGTATCGTAGCAAAACAAACCACACTCTCTGGATTATCGGGAGCAGACAAAATCGACGAGATAATCGGACCAATACCAATACTCCCGATGAAATTCGTTGATGCAATCAAAACAGAAGGCGTACTAGGGACCGAATTTGATGCTGATTTTGGCACACAAATTGAATCATACCAGTCTACGGGATTGCCAGGAAATTCACCTATCAAAACTATTCGAGATGGGCTCAAACTATCAAATTCAGAAACAAGCATAGAAACAGCTGTTGAAACTCTGGACGAGCTACACTTCGGTATACTTGACTCAACAGTACGAGACAACCTCCATGACGCAGCACGTGATTACTTACGACAAAACGGAGCTCTTCACCACAATCATGACGCTACAGTCAGGAATGAACTCGCCAAATCTCATTTCCTACTTTTCCTATATAAAGAACTCTCAAAGTACGCGTCAATACAAAACCCCGAAAACCTACACCGAATTAGTTCAATCGCAGCCAGTCATGCTGGTGAGGAAATTCAATACACAAAAATCAGTGATCAAATAGGGGTTGACAGGCGAACAGTCGATAGCTACCTCAATGTCCTCGATGAAGGAATCGCAGTTACAGAATCCCACGACTTTTCACTCAGACGATACCGTCGAACTCGCTTGTATCTCCGTAATCCGCGACATCTCGTACTGCTCTCACAACGACAAGAACACTACGGATTTGAAGACTATGCCCAACAGAACGTTCTCAACCACGAATTCGAATACAAACTCGCCCGTACCGTCGCCTTCGACCACGCAAAACGACTCGCCTACTATGTCGAGGCTTACGACGTCGAATACACCGAAACAGACACTGGCCTCATCGACTACATCTTACACCAAAACGGACAGGTACTGCCATTCATCTTTTCTTATCACCCACACACCGATGCCCCAGAACAAATCGCAACAGAATTCGATCCCAACGTAGGCCAACACACAAAAAGAGACAGCGAGGAGTTACAAGAATTCAATTACGAAGCACCGTACCGATTCATAATCACAGACAGTCTCCCACAGAGTGCCACAGAGAACCAATCACTATACGTCGAACGAGGAGAAATCAATTTGTGCTACCTTCCGTACTGGCTGTTCCTACTCATCAGTTAA
- a CDS encoding ribonuclease H-like domain-containing protein, which translates to MPNDQSLELLSLPSPSVTRLSQSAVQDTIQYFEPDLITIPGPRDAAAYAQVRDAADVFVIHPQLGRSGEHISHYRYSTDTGVREAPNTTSDPGMIDVLAVQNLDILPRLQSELETNTRDTGSRAATYLILPQFSIEWNTTSLSTTLPEQDQLTAISNCLPEPFTVLAGEQPAEYNHEWSVQSTQSSDTLPIVGLGADNQGSATVAQYSCTSRGTVAAEAVDASKFGLKALHGVGASTAQRLQQKECRTTQDVRNLSITELAELPGIGPTRAEKIHGHADVIESGEPLVLTNKTPIKTRGNQPPVCLDIETDGLSPTIIWQFGVYDPASDTHQAFIEKHNPKNPETVLEAFITWFIANHGNRTVLTWNGYGFDYPKIKQFLTQYCPEYLDAWDDVWTYDLYKWAVRDGNALLPGRTNKLDHVARALGYEAAETGLTGAKTAAVYQEFMRNPDDPEREPDWERHKQYCKDDCQALWHVYQAITDAKRRDMTDSGTGGVDGQQAGLTDF; encoded by the coding sequence ATGCCGAATGATCAATCGCTGGAGTTACTTTCACTTCCTTCTCCATCGGTGACACGCTTATCTCAATCTGCAGTCCAGGATACAATCCAGTATTTTGAACCAGACCTTATCACGATTCCAGGTCCACGAGACGCAGCAGCTTACGCACAAGTGCGTGATGCTGCAGATGTTTTTGTGATTCACCCTCAACTCGGTCGCAGTGGCGAACACATCAGTCATTACAGATACAGCACAGACACCGGAGTTCGTGAAGCACCGAACACCACTTCAGACCCTGGAATGATCGATGTACTTGCAGTCCAGAATCTCGATATCCTGCCCCGTCTCCAATCAGAACTCGAAACCAACACCCGAGACACAGGAAGTAGAGCCGCAACATACCTCATACTTCCTCAATTCTCTATTGAATGGAACACGACTAGCCTCTCAACAACACTCCCAGAACAAGATCAACTTACAGCAATCAGTAACTGTCTTCCAGAACCATTCACTGTTCTCGCTGGAGAACAACCAGCAGAGTACAACCATGAGTGGTCAGTACAGTCAACTCAGTCCTCAGACACGCTACCGATTGTTGGATTAGGTGCAGACAATCAAGGCAGTGCTACGGTTGCACAATACAGTTGTACAAGCCGTGGAACAGTCGCTGCAGAAGCTGTTGATGCTTCCAAATTCGGATTAAAAGCCTTGCATGGAGTGGGGGCGTCCACAGCACAACGATTGCAGCAAAAAGAGTGCCGCACGACACAGGATGTTCGAAACCTCTCTATCACAGAACTTGCTGAACTCCCCGGGATAGGACCCACACGAGCTGAGAAAATACACGGTCACGCCGACGTCATCGAATCAGGAGAACCACTCGTCCTCACGAACAAAACACCAATCAAAACACGAGGGAACCAGCCACCAGTTTGTTTAGATATCGAGACCGATGGACTCTCACCGACGATCATCTGGCAATTCGGTGTTTACGATCCGGCCTCGGACACTCACCAAGCATTCATTGAGAAACACAATCCAAAGAACCCAGAAACCGTGCTTGAAGCGTTCATCACCTGGTTCATAGCAAATCACGGAAACAGAACCGTGCTTACGTGGAACGGGTACGGGTTCGATTACCCGAAAATCAAGCAGTTCCTAACCCAATACTGTCCAGAGTACCTTGATGCGTGGGATGACGTTTGGACGTATGACTTGTATAAATGGGCTGTTCGAGATGGGAACGCATTGCTGCCCGGTCGAACGAACAAACTCGATCATGTCGCTCGTGCACTCGGGTACGAGGCTGCAGAGACTGGGTTGACCGGTGCGAAAACAGCCGCCGTGTATCAAGAATTCATGCGTAATCCAGACGATCCCGAGCGGGAACCCGACTGGGAGCGACACAAGCAATACTGTAAAGATGATTGTCAAGCCTTGTGGCACGTTTACCAAGCTATCACAGACGCGAAGCGACGTGACATGACCGACAGCGGCACCGGTGGTGTCGATGGGCAACAAGCTGGACTCACGGACTTCTAA
- a CDS encoding DEAD/DEAH box helicase: MFSHQAAALNALEDNDNVTIATSTSSGKTHIYGLQIARNLLDAGVLNADGTRATEQNDASTALCVYPMKALTKDQHESLTDLYDQLGLDIRVETYDGDTTGDRRAIRNEADVILTNFAALNVYLEHHDKWSRFYGALDLVAIDESHTYTGIEGMHVAWILRRMKRVATYWGGNPQYTLTSATIGNPHAHSLELLNESVTVIDDDGSPHGPRDIVLWNPPPRDKTRDATPDDAPFTTTDQDSETEESDTEFVAERVPASVEAPKVFNHLTSSEIRTLLFCPSRKLTELSIQRADDHRKHNTREYDLTTKPQREAYNAGLGRRTRHSREHQFKTDVLTGLATTSALELGIDIGDLDATVLMGYPGQRQSFWQRIGRAGREASHSLSVLVGDHRTLDQYIINHPEYLLENDVEDAVVDTSNNSVFATHVLCASDEIALTEDDLGTFAETDRLQAAVQMWREAGYIDGYLDAAAHYCGPSRPQTQVNLYGNNDTDYRLELAPDVDRDHWGLPDDLDLEPVEQNRAYRDYHEGAVRLQNGQQFEVVNVDEERPQPVIQLKPVDHDYYTRTQNKVNVLDADSEETRDINGFTLHFGRGTVLVHYHSYDQMYISNSEPKQQMLATETPPILMDTQLCWVEVPDDVENALVRKYQDYGLETGVDPDETGMAHLGYVAGLHAAEHATIQTAPLELRVDKDDLGGLATLVMDTHYTHNEYDEITDSIGESFEAAKHALEQRTQELGGRTCSGWFIYDGVEGGLGFARAIYDNFEALCERARDQLENCQCGQPNGCPACTFDENCGNDNKPLLRQSAVDVLNQLLGDADREDLSEYLPDDEYGGNRRPVVFYS; encoded by the coding sequence TTGTTCAGTCACCAAGCAGCAGCACTCAACGCACTCGAAGACAACGACAACGTCACCATCGCAACATCGACTTCCAGCGGTAAAACCCATATTTACGGCTTGCAAATCGCTCGGAATCTGCTTGATGCAGGCGTTCTCAACGCTGACGGGACCAGAGCAACAGAACAAAACGATGCATCAACGGCGCTGTGTGTCTACCCAATGAAGGCGCTGACGAAAGACCAACACGAATCACTCACCGACCTATACGACCAACTTGGATTAGACATTCGTGTGGAAACCTACGACGGTGACACAACCGGCGACCGTCGAGCAATCAGGAACGAAGCAGACGTTATTCTCACCAACTTCGCAGCACTGAACGTGTACCTCGAACACCACGACAAGTGGAGTCGGTTCTACGGTGCCCTCGATCTTGTCGCTATCGACGAATCACACACCTACACCGGTATCGAAGGTATGCACGTCGCATGGATTCTTCGACGCATGAAACGCGTCGCCACCTACTGGGGCGGCAACCCACAGTACACTCTTACCTCCGCTACAATCGGGAACCCGCACGCTCACTCTTTAGAACTGCTTAACGAGTCAGTCACAGTCATTGACGACGATGGGTCACCGCACGGTCCACGAGACATCGTCCTTTGGAACCCACCACCCAGAGACAAAACCCGAGACGCAACCCCAGACGACGCACCATTTACGACTACAGATCAAGACAGTGAAACCGAGGAATCTGACACCGAATTCGTTGCCGAACGTGTCCCAGCAAGCGTCGAAGCCCCGAAAGTATTCAACCACCTCACCTCCAGTGAGATTCGCACCCTCCTGTTTTGTCCAAGCCGAAAACTCACCGAACTCAGTATTCAACGCGCAGACGACCACCGGAAACACAACACTCGTGAGTACGACCTCACCACTAAACCACAACGAGAAGCCTACAACGCCGGGCTCGGCCGCCGAACACGACACTCACGTGAACACCAATTCAAAACAGATGTTCTCACCGGACTCGCAACCACATCAGCGCTCGAACTCGGGATCGATATCGGCGATTTAGACGCTACCGTTCTCATGGGATACCCAGGACAACGACAATCGTTCTGGCAGCGAATTGGTCGCGCAGGCCGCGAAGCCAGTCACAGTCTCTCTGTTCTTGTCGGTGACCATCGTACCCTTGACCAGTACATCATCAACCACCCCGAATACTTACTTGAAAACGACGTCGAAGACGCCGTCGTCGACACGTCAAACAACTCTGTGTTCGCCACACACGTCTTGTGTGCAAGCGACGAAATCGCGCTTACAGAGGATGACTTAGGAACGTTCGCCGAAACAGACCGTCTTCAAGCTGCCGTCCAAATGTGGCGCGAAGCAGGCTACATCGACGGCTACCTTGATGCTGCCGCCCACTACTGTGGTCCAAGCCGACCCCAAACACAAGTTAACCTGTATGGAAACAACGACACAGACTACCGACTCGAATTAGCACCCGATGTCGACCGCGACCATTGGGGACTCCCCGACGACCTTGATTTAGAGCCAGTTGAACAAAATCGAGCTTACCGAGACTACCACGAAGGTGCAGTCCGCCTCCAAAACGGTCAACAGTTCGAAGTCGTGAACGTGGACGAAGAGCGACCTCAACCCGTTATTCAACTCAAACCAGTTGATCACGACTACTACACGCGAACACAAAACAAAGTCAACGTATTAGATGCTGACTCCGAGGAAACACGAGACATCAACGGGTTCACGCTTCACTTCGGCCGGGGAACCGTGCTCGTCCACTATCACTCGTACGACCAAATGTACATCAGCAACAGTGAACCGAAACAACAGATGCTCGCCACTGAGACGCCACCGATCCTCATGGACACCCAACTCTGCTGGGTTGAAGTCCCTGACGACGTCGAAAACGCTCTCGTGCGGAAATACCAAGACTATGGACTCGAAACCGGCGTTGACCCTGATGAAACCGGTATGGCTCACTTAGGATACGTTGCTGGGCTTCACGCTGCAGAACACGCAACCATACAAACCGCCCCACTCGAACTCAGAGTCGACAAAGACGACCTCGGCGGCCTCGCCACACTCGTCATGGATACTCACTACACTCACAACGAGTATGACGAAATCACGGACTCAATCGGTGAGTCATTCGAAGCCGCAAAACACGCCCTCGAACAACGAACCCAAGAATTAGGCGGACGCACCTGTTCAGGCTGGTTCATATACGACGGCGTCGAAGGCGGACTCGGCTTCGCACGCGCCATCTACGACAACTTCGAAGCGCTCTGTGAACGCGCCCGCGACCAACTCGAAAACTGTCAGTGCGGGCAACCAAACGGCTGTCCAGCCTGCACCTTCGACGAAAACTGCGGCAACGACAACAAACCACTCCTCCGCCAATCAGCAGTCGACGTTCTCAATCAGCTCCTTGGTGATGCTGACCGAGAGGACCTCTCAGAGTACCTTCCAGACGACGAGTACGGCGGCAACCGTCGCCCCGTCGTTTTCTACTCGTAA